The DNA segment CTTCCGGCGCGATGGGACCCCGGTGGATTTCGAAACGATACGACCGCAGATCGCCTACATGCCGCAGCAGCAGAGCCTCTATGCCGATTTATCCGTCGGGGAACACCTGGATTTTTTCCGCGCGCTTTACGGCATTCCCGACGACGCCTTTCGACTCAAGCGCGAGGAGCTGCTGCAGATCACGCGACTGGCCGATTTCATCGACCGTCCCGCGGGACAGCTCTCCGGCGGGATGTACAAGAAGCTCGGCCTCATGTGCGCGCTGCTGCGCTCGCCCCGCGCCGTCGTGCTCGACGAGCCGACCACCGGCGTGGACCCGATCAGCCGGCGGGAGCTCTGGGACCTGCTCTACCGGCTCTCCGACGAGAAGATCCTGATCCTGATGACGACGGCCTACATGGACGAGGCGGAACGCTGCTCCCGGGTGCATCTCCTGGAGCGCGGGCGTCTCATCGCCGCGGGGGAGCCGCGCCGCCTCCTTGAGACCGAAGGCGTCCGGAGCTTCGACGAGCTCTTCATGCGGCGCGCCGCGGAAGAGGCGGGGCGGGGGGTCGGTTCATGAGCGCCGTTGCGGTGGAGGTGCGCGACCTGGTCGTCACATTCGGCGATTTCACCGCGGTGGATGGAATCTCGTTCGCGGTGAGCCGCGGGGAGATTTTCGGATTTCTCGGGGCCAACGGCGCCGGCAAGACCACGACCATCCGCGTGCTATGCGGCCTCCTGCCGCCGACCTCGGGCTTCGTTCGCGTGGCCGGGGTGGGCTTTGAGGACGGAGAGCGGGCGATCAAGGCCAAGGTCGGATACATGTCGCAGAAGTTCACCCTGTATAACGATATGACCGTGGGGGAGAACCTCGACTTCATCGCGAGCCTGCGCAAGCTCGATCCTTCCGTCTATCTGGAACGGCGGCGCGAGCTGTTCGAGTTTATCTCCTTTAACCTTCCGGCCGACTCCCCCGTCCAGGATCTTCCGGGCGGGATCAAGCAGCAGGTCTCGCTGGCCGCCGCGCTGCTGCACGACCCGGAGATCGTCTTCCTGGACGAGCCCACCGCGGGGGTCTCGCCCGCGGCGCGCGACCGTTTCTGGCGGCTGATCCGGCGGCTCGCCGAGCGCGGCAAGACCGTCTTCGTCACCACGCATCACATGGACGAGGCCGAGCACTGCGGACGGATCGCCTTGATGCGGGAGGGCCGGCTCGTCGCGACCGACAGCTCCGCGGGTCTCAAAGCGACGATGTTCCCCACCCCCGTCTTCGAATTCGATCCGAAGGAGGCGCTCAGCTTCGCGGAGATCGCCTCGCTGCAGGCGCACGAGGCCTTCTCGTTCGTCCAGCCCTACGGGCTGCGCTTCCACGCGGCGATCCGGAGCGTCGAGCAATGGGAGCGCGTCCGTCCGCAGTTCGAGAGCCTCTTCCGCATCCGCCCGATCCGGCCCTCCCTCGAGGACGTTTTTATCCGGGCCGTTGAGGAACGGACATGACGAACGCGTTCGTCTGGACGCGCGCCGCGGCCGTGGCGCGGAAGGAAGTCTTCCACATCCTGCGCGATCCGTTTACGCTCACCCTCGCCCTGATCCTTCCGGTTCTGATGGTGGCGCTCTACGGCGTCGCCATCGACTTCAACGTGGAGAACGTCGCGTTGTCGGTGAGCGATTCGGACCAGAGCCAGGCTTCCCGGCGGCTGATCGAAACGTTCGCCAGCTCGCGCTATTTCCTCGTTCGCGGAGTCGGATCTCCGGCCGAAGCGGTCCGGGACGTGTCGGCCGAGCGCGCGCGGGCCTGCCTCATCATTCCCCCCCGCTTCGAGAAAGACCTGCTGGCCGGCCGCGGCGCCGAGGCGCAGATCCTTCTGGACGGAGCGGACAATTCCACGGTGGGTCCCGTGGCGGGCTACGTCGGCAGCATCCAGACCCTGGCGTCAAAACAGATCGCGGACTTCGACCCTCCCCGGCCCTACGAGCTCCGGACGCGCTTCCTGTTCAATCCCGAATTGAACAGCCGTTGGTTCGTGATCCCGGGCCTGGCGGTCGTCGTGATGGCGATCCTCTCGATCCTGCTCACCGCCCTCACCGTCGCCCGGGAATGGGAGAACGGCTCCATGGAGCTTTTGCTGTCGACGCCGGTCCGGCCGATCGAGATCATCGCGGGCAAGCTCGCGCCCTACGCCGTCATCGGGATCATCGCGCAGACGCTGGTCTACGTCATGGCGAGGACGGTTTTCGGCGTCCCCTTCGTCGGCAACCAGGCCGTTTTCGCGCTGGGGGCCGTGCTGTGCCTGACCACCTACCTGGCCCAGGGTATTTTCATCTCCGTGACGACGCGCAAACAGCAGATCGCGATGCAGTTCGCCATGCTCACGGGGATGCTGCCTTCCAACCTGCTCTCCGGCTTCGTCTTCCCGATCGCGAGCATGCCTCCGGTTTTTCGCTACTTGACGATGATCTTTCCGGCGCGCTGGTTCATGGAAATCGCGCGGGACACTTTTCTGAAGGGGTCGGGCTTTCTGGAACTCGCCGCCCCCTTCCTCGCGTTGACGTTTTTTTGCGGCGCGATGGTCCTGGCGGCCGCGCGCCGTTTCAAAAGGGATCTCGAACCATGAACCGCACGCTGCTCGGCTTCATCCGGAAGGAGCTCATCCAGGCGGTCCGCGACCCGCGGATGAAGTTCGTCCTCTTCGTCGCCCCGATCATCCAGATGGCGCTCTTCGGCGTGGCGATCTCGAACGAGGTGAAGAACATCCGGCTCGCCGCGGTCTTCGACTCGAAGGACTTCGTCCTGCGCGACGTCTACGAGCGGAGCATCGCCGGGACCTGGTTCGTTCCGGCGCCCGTTTCCGGGGAGGATCCCTTCGCGCTGATCCAGGCCGGAAAGGCCGACGCGGTTCTCGTCCCCCCGCCCGGCGGCTTCACCCGGGCGCTCGGGAGGGGCGACGCCCATCTGCAGCTTCTCACGGACGCCACCAACGCCGTGCAGGCCCAGGCGGTGGAAAACTACCTGCAGTCCATCCTCCGGCAGACGGTCCGAGACGATCTTGGGATCGTTCCGCCCGATCCTCCGATCCGCTTCGACGTGCGCGTCCTGTTCAACCCGTCCCTGGAATCGTCCATCTTCATGGTCCCGGGCGTCATGTGCATGCTCATGCTGATGACCACGATGGTCCTGACCAACATCGCGATCGTCCGCGAGAAGGAGCTGGGCACCTTCGAGATGCTGATCTCGGCGCCGGTCTCCCCCGCCGAGGTCATTTACGGCAAGACCCTCCCGTACGTCCTGATCGGCATGGCCAACCTGCCGCTGATCCTCTCGGTCGCGGTGTTCCTGTTCCATGTTCCGATGCGGGGTTCCTTCCTCGTGCTGTGCGGCGCGTCGTTCGCCTTCGTCTGCACGACGGTCGCTATGGGGACGCTCATCTCGACCTTC comes from the Nitrospiria bacterium genome and includes:
- a CDS encoding ABC transporter ATP-binding protein; translated protein: MSAVAVEVRDLVVTFGDFTAVDGISFAVSRGEIFGFLGANGAGKTTTIRVLCGLLPPTSGFVRVAGVGFEDGERAIKAKVGYMSQKFTLYNDMTVGENLDFIASLRKLDPSVYLERRRELFEFISFNLPADSPVQDLPGGIKQQVSLAAALLHDPEIVFLDEPTAGVSPAARDRFWRLIRRLAERGKTVFVTTHHMDEAEHCGRIALMREGRLVATDSSAGLKATMFPTPVFEFDPKEALSFAEIASLQAHEAFSFVQPYGLRFHAAIRSVEQWERVRPQFESLFRIRPIRPSLEDVFIRAVEERT
- a CDS encoding ABC transporter ATP-binding protein, which encodes FRRDGTPVDFETIRPQIAYMPQQQSLYADLSVGEHLDFFRALYGIPDDAFRLKREELLQITRLADFIDRPAGQLSGGMYKKLGLMCALLRSPRAVVLDEPTTGVDPISRRELWDLLYRLSDEKILILMTTAYMDEAERCSRVHLLERGRLIAAGEPRRLLETEGVRSFDELFMRRAAEEAGRGVGS
- a CDS encoding ABC transporter permease: MNRTLLGFIRKELIQAVRDPRMKFVLFVAPIIQMALFGVAISNEVKNIRLAAVFDSKDFVLRDVYERSIAGTWFVPAPVSGEDPFALIQAGKADAVLVPPPGGFTRALGRGDAHLQLLTDATNAVQAQAVENYLQSILRQTVRDDLGIVPPDPPIRFDVRVLFNPSLESSIFMVPGVMCMLMLMTTMVLTNIAIVREKELGTFEMLISAPVSPAEVIYGKTLPYVLIGMANLPLILSVAVFLFHVPMRGSFLVLCGASFAFVCTTVAMGTLISTFCHNQTQAVMGGFLFMFPAMMFSGLLFPIDNMPAGIRWMAALDPLAHYLGLLRNIMLKGGDARYVAFHVAVLVVMAVVSVVASFRRFRTTLQ
- a CDS encoding ABC transporter permease; protein product: MTNAFVWTRAAAVARKEVFHILRDPFTLTLALILPVLMVALYGVAIDFNVENVALSVSDSDQSQASRRLIETFASSRYFLVRGVGSPAEAVRDVSAERARACLIIPPRFEKDLLAGRGAEAQILLDGADNSTVGPVAGYVGSIQTLASKQIADFDPPRPYELRTRFLFNPELNSRWFVIPGLAVVVMAILSILLTALTVAREWENGSMELLLSTPVRPIEIIAGKLAPYAVIGIIAQTLVYVMARTVFGVPFVGNQAVFALGAVLCLTTYLAQGIFISVTTRKQQIAMQFAMLTGMLPSNLLSGFVFPIASMPPVFRYLTMIFPARWFMEIARDTFLKGSGFLELAAPFLALTFFCGAMVLAAARRFKRDLEP